CAAATGTTAAATCTAGAAAATGCAAGTTAGTGGGCCATTCCTCCTCACCCCATCCTAGGCCTATGCAGGTTGCGGGCTATGTAGGTCGAGCTTATACGGGTCAACAGGCTCAAAATCCCAAACTGTTAACCTATAGAACTAAGGCTacaattattttgataattatggTGAACTTGGAATTCTATACAAGTGATAAATGAATCTTAACATCAAGTATGATTTCAAGTGAATGActtttttatatactaaattTGAGTGTTGAAGATACATATATCCaattaatgatatattgtatggtttttaatgtaaaatatggaTCAAATATGAGGCTTAAAACTTGTTATAATAGATAGGGATAATTGAATGTTTGTTCATATTGTTGTGTATTATATTGCATGTAGCATCAATTATCGTATGGCGAAGACAAAATGGGTCAAGTCATGATGAAAGCATGGCATTGAGGTTGTTATGTacttaactaaaaaaaattgtatcctTATTATAGTTATCCTTATGGGTAGTAAACACTTTatctaacaattggtatcagagtcGATGTCATGAGTTTGATTCCTAATAGGACAATGTGAATGGGAAGATTTATTGTAGGAGGTATCAATTGTCTTATGATGTAGTCAAATAGGTCATGTCATGTTCAAAGTGTGATGCTTTGGTTGTTATGCTCTTAAATCAAAAGAATTACATCGTAACCATGAGCTATAACTTTTTGTTTAGGGGTAATTGCTCGATCCAACATGTTACTTGTTGGTTTTGGTCATTTTTTGCATATATTTCTTAAGCCTTGAGCTAACATGTATTATAAAGAGCGTATTATCACTGAAGCGATAAAGTTTCTCATGCAATGTGGTAAGTTTTGGAAGTTTGGTGATATAAGTGATGGGAGTAAAGTTAAGATGAGATCTTATATCCATAGGGCTTAAGCCCCAACATCACACAATATCAAGTTTTAAAAGAGTTATTCAATTGTGTGACTTATTGATAAGTGCATCAAGTCGATTGTACTACAACCAAATGGAGGTTATCATATCCACAAAAATTTAGCAAGTATATTGGTAGttagttttttatcttttgtattaGGAAAATATTGATAgtagtatatattatatagattaAGTGGAGTAGAGGTTATGGTTGGATTTCATCTCATTTTCTTCTACTACTACTATCTTGTCTATTTAATATGCAAATCATTTAATGTCTTAGGAGTACTTAAAGATAGATCTAGACCCATTCCTACAGTCCAAAAACCTAAGGACTTCAGACATAATATGTTTTCTTCACTTCTGGTTGAATGAATCCTTGTCTTAAGTGTTTTTATCTAGCCTACTTTCTAGATCATGTGGAAGCCTTTAGCAATAGTAAGATGATTTAATTGATCCTTCAcgtaatatttaaaataaggacGTTAGATCTTTATTTAAACACCATTTTCTTATGGTTTGTGTAGGGAGGGACAACActcacacatacacatagatctctacattggtaagatattgtccggtTTGGGCCAAGCTCTCATGggtttgcttttggtaccactccaaaaggcctcttactaATGCAAgtattttatgtgtatataaactcatgtccatttcttattttatctgatgtgagactttgtttgtacccaataGCTCGGTCATGTACCACCTCAAGTGTTGagcattattttattatgtctCAGCTGCAAAATTCACATTTTGGATTTTTCCTTAATTGTCTTATTGTCGTTCAACCATGAATTTTGGAACTCAACTACATCATCTTTAATTCTATCTTTAATTCTATGAGAAATTGCAGTAAATCATCATAAATTCATCAatttcctatttttcttttttttactactttattttgtaattataaacTGAAAGGgattgttaaattattattaattaaaacattataagtgtcaaatttatataatttttttattattttagacaCTTATGAATAAGCAAATGAGTCTTTTCTCTCAATCACTAATTTAGgcataagagaaaaaatattaattcccTTTCCACTAGGAACATGTTGCTCAAGTGCTAGTTTGTTGTTTAAGCAATATAGGGTGACATTCAAGCTTTTGTACTCGTGATTCAAGCAATGATGAGAGTAAATCAATTCTCTTTTATCCATAAGGATATTACTCAAGGATTAATATATAGCCAAATGACATATATATTGTTCAAACAAATACTTTAtcactagagctgtcaaaacgggtcaccacgggttggtcactcagtgagccaacccggcccggttcatttattagcgagccagaaaaattcgaacccagcttgacccaccacgggttggtggataaacgggttggctcgctgactcatttaattacaatttttttaaaataaaaaaattacaaattttctataattcaaatctaaacaaatttcattcccaaatttcactcccaacataagtgtttaattaattttgaaaataaagaacttaaataattttttcaagcaaaaacaaaataataaatattttatataaaattaaaattaaattttaataaaataaaattaggtaggtgggttggtgggtcaacccggtccaccacgggttcaacccgcatgagccgggttaaaatctgacccgcataaaaaaaatacaattttttcaaacctaacccggctcaaacccttGGTGGAACAGGTTGGCTCGCAGAttatgacccattttgacagctctatttTCCACCTTAAATGTCACTCCTAGTATTTAATTACCTGAATTATGTAGAGGATAGATGCGTGTGGTGGAAACAGAAGATATCATTGTGATAAATAAatgtcttatatatatatatatataaaataactaaaaatatattgttgaattgttaatatttaatgttagtaaaattacaaaattaaataaaatttcaaattatcataAAGTATTGACTTATATAagtaaacaaacaaattaaatagtGAGATAGATAAGTATATATctatcattaattatatatctaGTGTTAATCGGATGAATATTAATGTGTTTGATTTATAGTGATTACATATattgatgttgattatgttaattattatatattgatgttaataactaaatatatgttaattattatatggTTAATAGAATAGGTATTGATGTTAACTACGTTAGTTACTATTTCTTgatgttaattattatatatttaattaattagatgttaattattatatattttattgaatagattgtaattattatataattttatgataatttttttatcctaatttgaatttaattaaatagatgttaattattatataattttatgatgatttttgtcagaaccattaaatttCCCATCTTAGTGGGAAACGTGTGTCTGCAAGAAGGGAATGAGACTCAggaagtggaagacaggtggcTGCAGGAGAGTGGACGATCAGTTTGTTGAGgaaatatataatctaaaattttaaaagctGGTTTCAATTTCTGCATGCAATCTTCTCCTCCAAACCTTCTGAACTggtttctcctccttctctctaacttctctctaaaattatcatattttccTCCATTAATTCTCATGTTTTCTTCCATCTGATCATCCATCAGAGGGTATTTAAGGTTGCTGGTGGCAAGGATCCTTCTTTCAACCGATCGTTTAGTGGTTTGAACTGGTAGGTTCTTTTACTTCTAAGAAAATCTAGTTTTTTTTGGTACATGCAAGTTTAGTTTCTAGTTGCATGTagttgtcttcttctttttcttcaaatctGATCATATTGGTCCTTGGGTTGGTTCGTTTCTTTAAGCAGTGAATATGGGCGTTTGAGTGTTGGTCGTGGTGCAAAGTTCGTATTGTGAGCGATCGGTctgttaagaggtaagggaagctattaaatttaattatgcatGTGATGATTTTGTGTATATATGAAATGAGTTGATTGATGAATTGTATATTAGTGTATGAAATGCATGTTTCTGGGTTTTTGGTGGTTTTGTATAAGTCTATAAGGATTCtgcaaaaaaatatgtaaaatagttGGGTGTTCGGTCTCAACCGTTCGGTTATGGTCAGAGAATAAGTTATCAATAGAGTTAGCAGTCTAGCTTTACCAGGGTATAATAGTTCAGTTATAGGGAgtgataaatatattaagtgttgatggttatatatatttataatcagtcttattggattaggtattttagtttgtgatagctcatatattattattagtagacTTCGTAATGGGACTAGGCTTAAAATACGTTCGTTTATGATCGGATACCAGTTTAGGTGTATTTCAGCTAAAAGGTATTAACGTTCGGTTTCCTTAAAAGTATTAGGTTTGATGAATAGTTTGTAAGAGTAATTATAAGTGTTCAGTATAAGctttaagcgttcggttttgtcaAATAGTGAAATAACGTTCGTTCTTGTTTTGAGAATAGTAGAATATCGTTCATTATTACTTTGAGGATAGTGAAATAACGTTCGTTCTTGTTGAGAATAGTAGAATATCGTTTGTTATTACTTTGAGGATAGTGAAATACCATTCGTTCTTGTTTTGAGAATAGTAGAATATCGTTAGTTATTACTTTGAGGATAGTGAAATATCATTCGTTCTAGTATTGAGGATAGTTAAATATGGTTCGGTCTTATATTAAGTATTTGGTTTAATTCGAGTGTTCTATTCTTAAGCTGTGTTCGGCTCATGTTAAAGTCCTATGTATTAAATAAACGTTAGGTTATATTCGTCTGTTGTTTAGATCCTTTCTGTTCGTTTGTAATTAAGGGTGGTGTTATTTGAGCGTTCGATCTTCTTATATGAAATGTTGTTTGATCTTTCAATGTTGATGTTGTGGATTGGTGCTGGTTGCTTATTTATAGCAATGATCTATTATGTATGGGAAGTATTATTGGTATTCAAGTAAAAGTTTGTTtcaagtaatgtggaagagaattccggggaggaatgtcTTAGTGTAAGGATAATGTTGTAGTAAAGTATGAATACAGATAGTGAAATTCAcggagttcatcctgatattctgataattaccaattctcaagtagagatagGTAAGtcattgtgtgagaatggcgggaggtcctagcccataggttcttgggtgagttataacggactaatctcgggtgacagctgatggttttccagttactacaccatcCGAGTGCACGAACAGCCTCAAGCTAcgtattcatacaatccggatggtcaagtcaagtgtCAGTCGTACGTGAATTATGATATTCAAGTTATGTGTGATATCTATGTTGGCTCTTGTATGCTATAGCATTCGGTCTGTAATGATTTGTAGTTTTATTTCATGTACGAATGCATGCTTAATTGAATTAtagtagcttacccttattttatgtttttatccaTGTTGTTGTTCGGTTTtttattgcaatgatcatccttgttggatgtgagcagaaggggaagTGCTTACGTTGGAATAAAAGCTGGATGGTGAGACTCATGCTGAATAGGAGATGATCGTTCGATCATATAGTATAGATAGTTTTGGTGAACCGACTGTTCACTATTTTTGTTCTGTAAATATAACAATTCGGTTATATGATGAACGTTTGGTAGCAGTATAGGAAGCTCTTGTATAGTTCGaaaaattttatagttatttttgtaataactgtaagtTTGACTTTTTTATTGTAGTAATggttctatcatattattaaatgttgacacctgtatataattatttgggatgttacaattttatattcttgtatatattttagtatatatgTTTTAGGCTATGTAATGTAAATATAtagtaaatatattaatatatgattaaaaagAGATAATAtgtatgttttattataaaagtacaATTTTTGGATTTTACAGTACAGGAAAActtacaacaaaattaaaaaaaaaaaatagagcaAAAGTGTGGATAAAAAAAACCCTCAAGAAAAGTAGTCCATATTTCATTGTGTAAGTTTTCTTACCAAAAAGCGTTGATGtgcactctttttttttttctctttttctatgttaacagacaataataaaattattattattatttattaaaaattgtgtaaataaaataaaaaatcctttatacaaataaaaaaaatttaaataatttttataattttatcgtagataattttttttagataatgTTTCTATtgtaatagttatttaaatttaaaaaataatcaaattttagaaaaaaactatcaaattgaaattattgaataataCTTTTCGCTATTGCATATTAAAATTCATACTTTtcgtaataattaatttaaattaaatttttataaatgattgagGAGTAAATAGCTTCAAATAATTAGGATTTGATAAAAATGCTAGCAATGCTAACATGcgcttttcaaatattttttatttttaataattaaaataattgtacatttttatttaaagtttgaataaaatttaactaataataGAATGTGTTAAAAGTACATAATTCAATTACTATTAATTATTCCTAAAACTCTTATtgatatcaaataaaaatattgaattatttaaaaaaaataggggCCCTCTTATATCAAatgctattttattttctgattaatcaatcagaaaaaaaatgagtgtaGAAAGGGTAGGAGAGAAATCTTAGGTCCAGGAAATAATTGGTCAGAAAGAATGATTGTGGGGATAGAAAAACTCCACATCATCCACGGTTTTAAAGCTGGTTAATAGCaggaacaaacaaacaaacatggAACAATATCCTATTTAGTTATATTACTTCATTTGTACTCTTGCTTGTTTAAAAAAACAAGATTCTATATAACTAACTCTTTGACTATGTACATGAGCATGCAGCCAAAACATTGCAAACCCAGTTTCATGACCTAATGCTCTAGTACAGCCTTCCCACTCGTTTCTCTGAAGGGTATATCTCCACTGAGAACGGAGGCAACGAAATTCTCTACCTCCTCTATTGTCATTTCATCCCTAAATACACTGTACTTTCCTCTACGAGGTTTGTAAGCAATCAACAACTTATCTGATGATTTATAACCTGTTTTGTCAAATGCCTTTAGAAATGACTGATGCTTTGCAGCATCTAATAAAGCATAAGAAATGGAGTCCCTAGAGCTGCTGCTCCCACCATTTGGTCTTCTTGACAAAGATTTTTGAGAGACCTGAAAATTTGCATAGTGCTTCCtttcagaaaaacaaaaaattacataacCCCATTAAACTAGTAAGTGAATGAAATGCATTCTAACCAAAGAGAGGATTGATTCTAGCTTTTCTCTGGCTTTAGAAGATCTGAAGGCGCCAATTATGCAGACAGGAGCTTTAGCACCACAGAGAGCCTCAAAGTTGGATTGAGAAAGCAATGGTATGCGTCCGTCGTCTGGATCAGTTTTTGCCTTCTTGGCCTGAGCTGATGCTTCCTTTTTACTTGCCTCTACAAAACTATCAAGTATTTTACTAAGATCGAGAACTGCAGATTTTAAATCTTTTACAGAAATCCCAGTTTTCAGAACACGTTTCTCTCCATTAGGTAGCCAACCAACAATTGATGGAAGTGCATCAACTCCTAGACTTTTTATTCTTAGATCAGAAACATCGTCCACCTACAAATCATTCAATGTATACATTAAATCTTAACATTCAAAGTATATGACTTTCCCAATACGTAAAGAAGGAAATCAACAGAGGAAAATAATGTGTTTGGCGTCCAGCATTCACACACCTGTGCATCACTGAAAATAATGCGTTTGTGAAACAAGCCACTAAGAACACGCCAAATTACTGGAGTGTCCTTCTTGGTGGAGAGAAGCAGCACCCTAGGCAACTTTGCCGTAGTGCTAAATTGGTCCAGATTATTCAAGTTGGTTCGCTTGGAAAACCTTGGCAAGTGTTCTTGAACGAAAGCCTTCAAATTCTTAGCAGCCAAGTGTCCACTGTACTCCACCAAAGAACCTATTTCATTCTCCTtgtaagaaaaaacaaaaattctagGAGCATTTTGTGGATACATGCCAAGCTCTTTACACAACGAGACTTCCTTATCACAGTTAATGCTTCCAACCTGTCACACAAAATAGAGATATAAGCCACGATAACTTCAAACAATCAATAAAATAGGATCATGGCTAAACGTGACTTTAGACCTCCAAAAGTTTTTTCTGTTAATTtgaatcatcatcatcatcactacGTGACACACACTTGGATGTCATATCTAGATAAGTTATCTGAAAATTATTGCTGACTCAACATGTGTACATAGGCATGCCAAGCCAACACTGTAAGGTGATTCCAATCATTTTCAgaagttttaaaacttaatgaggaacaaaactaacaaaatatttcttaaactACAACCAAACGTAGTCAGGTCTGCAAGTACCAAAAATATATCCAGGCCAATTAAAAGTTAAGTAATAACCTTCACAGCTCCCTGTAATGTACTGGCAACCTCCTCTACAGTGGACTCAAAGTATTGGATATTCTTCGATGCACTTTTAGGTCTATAAGACAACAAAATCCAAGTCATCCCTGcattttctatctctttcttgtAGATACGTGAATTTATAGATGTGAGACGTTGGGGAGAAGCTGTGGACGTCCCTTCAGTATTAGCTGAACTGCCAAAACCACCAAACTGACTCCCAGCACCTCCACCACCAAAAATACTGCCAAAAATATCATCCAAGCCAAACCCAAAAGAATTGGAACCACCCGAGCCACCAGAGGAAAAGGAGAATGACTTAGATCCTCCTTGCCAATCTCCCCCTGATTTGAAGTTAAAATGGCTTTGTCCAGGACCACCCTCTGTAAAGTAAGTATATCCACCACGACCTCCGGGATGACCACCTTGAAATCCAGGATGGCCACCTTGAAATCCAGGATGGCCACCAGGAAATCCAGGATTACCATTTACATCACCATACATGTCAtaattctttctcttctcttcatcAGATAAAATGTCATAGGCTGTTAAATGAAAGAAAGGCACATATGAGAATCCTCAAACAAGGTAAATGTAGAAAGCTAGCACAAAAACAGCCTGtcattacttttataatttattacagtATCAACTCTTTGTTCCAGTAAACATGAGctcgtgtgtgtgtgtgcgcaTGTCGGGCGAGTAAATgtgtgaaaagagaaaaaaaaaaatctataccATTATTGATCTGAGCAAACTTCTCTTGCGCACTCTTGGCTTTGTTCTTGTCAGGGTGATACTGGAGAGacaacctaaaaaataaaataagagtcACGCCAATATGTAAAATAAGTTACAAGAGACTGAATCTATTtgagaaaatgtaaaaaacaagAGCACCAAGTATACATACTTGTGGAAAGCCTTCTGAATTTCCCGCTGACTTGCATTCTTATCGACCCCAAGAACCTGAACAATTGAAGCGGGTATTATCAGGTCATGCtctcaaaattaaataaatacataaaagaaattcctcttttctttctccgtCTCGATATTTGAACAATGACGACTTGaaacatataaacaaaacaCCTTTTTCTCATTCAGGCTTTAGCAACAAGTAAAGGCAGATAATTGCAAATGAGTATCCTTCAATTGAAGGACACAACACTTTGCTTGATACGATGAagccaagaaaaaaaaacaaactcgGGCCACGTAATTCCagcaagaaaaagaataagGTTACCCAAATCCCTAATCTAAACACCCAAATTTCTCAATTTTAGAAAGCACCGAAATTGAGCATTCAAAGCAACAACAAAAAGTTAAGCTGGTCATCGAATTCCACAGACCGTAACGAAAATGCAACTAGCCTACCAATAATTCATTTGAAATTGCCCAAATTCAACACATTTCGACCACAAATTCCCAAATCCCACAACAAAAGAACTTTTTGTAACCTTGTAGGGGTCGACGGTTTTGGCTTCCAATTTCATGCTTGCTAGGAAACAAAGAGAGGCCACGATGATGACCCGCGTGGAGACTAAACGGGTCCTCATATCCGAATCCAAATACTTCGCAGAggaaatttgaaatcaaaaACGGGAACTTCATGAATAGCCTGAGATCACAGTGACGTTTTGCTTTATAAACAGAGTTCGCGGGAGAGAAAATCTAGATGCTTCGAGGTTAGAAGGAAATTAAGAACACGTGTCATTGTGATGTGTCACCACGCATGTTGGCCAATGAGAGTTCAGAATTTCTATTTCTGATGtcatatatatgaattataatCTATAACAATTTAACATAATGTTATAGTGATTTTATGTGTGTTAACcaatgttttagtttttattattaataatcatCTGTAAGAATAAAAAGAATCATGACATAATTATAGCAGTTAATATaatgaaaacattttataactaatattacagatattttattataatttaaattaaatttattttcaaattgcAGTTTACATTTTCAAATGTCAATTTCTCTTAGTTTAAAATACGATAActttattgtaaaattattaaataatatatatagagagagtaATAGAGtccaacaaatatttaaaatattccaACAAATAATGTTTATATACATTACATTACATCACATTAATCAATTTGAGAAGCTGCTTTACCCTATAAtcgaaaataattaaataatataaaattaacctACTTCTAAAAacaataatgatttttatactcaatgtttaattaatatgtctgtcattttattttccaacattttattatcttttaattgaCATTTTTTAGTGATCTAGTTTATATTTATTGGTATATTCGTATATTACCACGTAACATTTATAAAATCAGCATATGGCATTCTTAAATTGATAACGTTcataactaaatatattaattaaatgtttacGTTATTCTGATTTGTCAGTTTGAAACTTTAAAAGGTTccttaatttaaaagaaatatatatatatatatatatatatatatatatattaactccATATCATACTAGGTCTTGAATAGTTAATTTGAGTTAAAATGTTTAGAAGGTATAGATATTGTAATAGTTAATAAGAAATTGAGAATTGAGTGCACACCTAAACACACGCATGTTTCTAAGATGTTTTAcactatttaatatataataatgtaatcCACTTAGAgaacaaagtttttaatttggTCAAGTGCTAATATCTAATTGGATATACTTGTTGTCAATTTTTCGTAAAGtgtttatcaatattttttggtgtatatttattaacttaaatCAATCTATTAAGGAAATTGGACATAGTGTAGTTTTGattgtatatttattaacttaaattaatttattagagTATGTTCTTTTAGAAGATTGATTTGAGAAAAGTGAGTTGATGGATTTTAGAAGATTTGATGATGAattgattgttgtttttttcagtgaatttggaagtaagtaagagtgaatttggaagtaaagtttgtaaaaattagtgtagaattttactgatgtgatagataaaaagtagaaattgaagattatcaaaatacttctagttataaaagtaatataaaatgataattgttaatgatatatttaattacaaaaatgtttataaagagaaaaaaattaaaattaatttaattaattttaaaaatgtaaaaaagttgtaattTAGTACATtgaaataatcatttttaaaatataatttttttttaatataatttactaccaagtgtatgttttttatattgaaataaaatttaatatttatgaagaaACAAATCATTAACCGAAAATTAAacaatgattttaaaaattcaatttaatcgCAAAAAGTTCCTACTCAGGTTTGGTGAAAAACCTTGCCAAAAGTCCATGATTAAAAACAACATGTATCAACATggagtttgaatataaatgataatttatttcatattaagCTTCTTTGAAATAGTTTAACCAAATACTATAAGTCAATGGTTAAGATGACCATAAAACAAGAgatattgtaataaattttgctttcatattataataaatttgaggCTTGAAAATGTTGTGATACCTGTAGAGCATCCAGAAAGCCTGAAGAAAAAATAGTTGTATCTATTGTGAGAAGAAAGATAAAGTAGCATTGTATGTGTGCATGAGTGTGTGTATAACCTCCTTGGCAAATCTCATTCCCTTTGACATCAAATCTTTCACTACAACCAACCATATACGTTGTCCTCTAAATTGCAATTGAGCAGCCTATCTCATGAGATGATATTTGCAAGTAAGTATTGTCTAATGTAAAGCAATATACATGATATTTGCAAGTTGCAGGGAACCCATGGAACCGAATACACATATGTACACTAAGCGAGAATCGAATAGCATGGAGGTGGGAACTGAATACACACTTCCCCTTGCGAATACACGAAGCGGGAATCGAATACCATGGAGGAGGAATCGAATACAGTGGCATAAACCAGATCTCACAAGAGGGGAACCGAATACACTGGCGGGGAATCAAATACAACCCCATTCAATTTTCTTGATTGAGGTGGAACCGAATACGACCATGGTTTCTCCTCTTCTACATCTTCATTCTTTGTCTTCAACctctattttcttcatttgcATCCATCAACCTTGTTAACATCAAGTCCCTTCCTAGTATTCATCTCAATGAAATGACTCCAACCTGCAAGAACAACAAAAAACTCACAAAAAACCATTACCTCATATGACCTTTGTTGCTGCAATCAACCAACAAAACTTCAGTTCAACACAACATTTGCACAACTACCTCAAAGTAAATACACATTTTAACGTGTTATTTTTCTCGTGATATTTAGAAAGTTATGAGGGCAGAAAtgacattttattaaaaatcactGCAAATCGCACTAAGATAGCGAGGTGATCGAAAAGAGCATATCTCGCAAATCAGCGTAATTCCATTGTTGCAGATCAAACGGCACGAACACAATCAATCTCGCAAACCATTCCTAGCTTTTTCACTTGAATAGTGTATTCCACTAATGCGAACACACCCTTAAGGAAATTGGACATAGTGGACTATggttttgtttataataatgTGCATATGACTCGTAGATGGGATTGATTTATGTATACTTATCTCCTATTTGGTAGTTTACCTTTTTTTTGGGAACTTGTTATGACTATACTTAGTACATGTGTAGCTAAGGTTGTAAGTTTAGAAATTAaactcaaaatatttaaatatgtttttagtcctaattttggttaaaatatttcaaattggttctccaattatatttttgtgtcTCAATTaagtctcaatt
This sequence is a window from Vigna angularis cultivar LongXiaoDou No.4 chromosome 2, ASM1680809v1, whole genome shotgun sequence. Protein-coding genes within it:
- the LOC108320380 gene encoding dnaJ protein ERDJ3A; the protein is MRTRLVSTRVIIVASLCFLASMKLEAKTVDPYKVLGVDKNASQREIQKAFHKLSLQYHPDKNKAKSAQEKFAQINNAYDILSDEEKRKNYDMYGDVNGNPGFPGGHPGFQGGHPGFQGGHPGGRGGYTYFTEGGPGQSHFNFKSGGDWQGGSKSFSFSSGGSGGSNSFGFGLDDIFGSIFGGGGAGSQFGGFGSSANTEGTSTASPQRLTSINSRIYKKEIENAGMTWILLSYRPKSASKNIQYFESTVEEVASTLQGAVKVGSINCDKEVSLCKELGMYPQNAPRIFVFSYKENEIGSLVEYSGHLAAKNLKAFVQEHLPRFSKRTNLNNLDQFSTTAKLPRVLLLSTKKDTPVIWRVLSGLFHKRIIFSDAQVDDVSDLRIKSLGVDALPSIVGWLPNGEKRVLKTGISVKDLKSAVLDLSKILDSFVEASKKEASAQAKKAKTDPDDGRIPLLSQSNFEALCGAKAPVCIIGAFRSSKAREKLESILSLVSQKSLSRRPNGGSSSSRDSISYALLDAAKHQSFLKAFDKTGYKSSDKLLIAYKPRRGKYSVFRDEMTIEEVENFVASVLSGDIPFRETSGKAVLEH